The Williamwhitmania taraxaci genome contains a region encoding:
- a CDS encoding RagB/SusD family nutrient uptake outer membrane protein translates to MIRKTYILFSVVVLAGLGSCTKDFLEKEPLTDRVEENFYKTPDDAFQALVAVYDVLQWQTGGGYHPNDLVSNILSDDAFCGGSGPGDRPGLNRMGRFSEYTTDQEPLGLWKDRYTGIYRANILLEKIEAIPFPDAALKTRYIAEARFLRGYYYFQLEQYFGHIPLILKTLSVSENNQVQAAPADVYNQIASDLWFAYNSLPATIVANETGRVSKWAAGSMLARVYLYHKGYGKGVLGITSDLKADDKIFTEADIEAIVDDVITTSGHDRVANYADLWGVSNENNIESIFQVNHTAKGDWGDWGWGNGSEGNWTIVMSGFRGMNDPIYDAGWGFQPASASLASEFEPGDARYIVSILDPTTEGRTYKPQDCYQHTGFAFKKIQPVKANKPATNSDLNWPNNWMVIRFADVLLMGAELNLDNNLSKAQGYYNLVRERAFGSTATPPTLTNGTAGLDLIFHERRVEFAGEGLRYWDLLRRGLTYAQQKIDAAAGVAPFNETFVPATLGLLPIPQSEITVSGNSLVQNAGY, encoded by the coding sequence ATGATTAGAAAAACATATATACTGTTCTCGGTTGTAGTTCTTGCGGGTCTTGGATCTTGCACGAAAGACTTCCTCGAAAAGGAGCCTTTGACCGATAGGGTTGAGGAAAACTTCTATAAAACCCCCGATGATGCATTTCAAGCATTAGTTGCCGTTTATGATGTTTTGCAGTGGCAAACCGGAGGTGGTTATCATCCCAACGATTTGGTGAGTAATATCTTATCCGACGATGCCTTTTGTGGCGGATCGGGTCCTGGCGATAGACCAGGCTTAAACAGAATGGGCCGTTTTAGCGAATATACTACGGACCAAGAGCCACTTGGACTATGGAAAGATAGGTATACGGGAATTTATCGGGCTAACATTTTACTCGAGAAAATTGAGGCGATTCCATTCCCTGATGCTGCACTAAAAACGAGGTATATTGCCGAAGCTCGCTTCTTGAGGGGGTACTACTACTTCCAGTTGGAGCAATATTTTGGTCATATTCCATTAATCCTTAAAACACTATCGGTTTCTGAAAACAATCAGGTTCAGGCTGCTCCTGCCGATGTTTACAACCAAATCGCTAGCGATTTATGGTTTGCCTATAATTCATTACCTGCTACCATTGTCGCTAACGAAACAGGTCGTGTTTCTAAGTGGGCTGCCGGTTCAATGTTGGCAAGGGTTTACCTTTACCATAAAGGTTATGGCAAGGGTGTTCTTGGTATTACCAGCGATTTGAAAGCCGATGACAAAATCTTTACTGAGGCCGATATTGAAGCGATTGTTGATGATGTAATTACCACCAGTGGCCACGATAGAGTTGCTAACTATGCAGATTTGTGGGGTGTTTCGAATGAGAATAATATTGAATCTATTTTTCAAGTAAACCATACCGCAAAAGGCGATTGGGGCGATTGGGGATGGGGAAATGGAAGTGAAGGAAACTGGACTATTGTGATGTCGGGCTTCCGTGGTATGAACGATCCAATTTACGATGCAGGATGGGGATTTCAACCGGCATCAGCCTCGCTAGCTAGCGAGTTTGAACCTGGCGATGCACGGTATATTGTTTCTATCCTTGATCCTACTACTGAAGGGCGGACCTACAAGCCACAAGACTGCTATCAGCATACCGGGTTTGCATTCAAAAAGATTCAACCAGTCAAGGCCAATAAACCTGCAACTAATAGCGATTTAAATTGGCCTAATAACTGGATGGTAATCCGTTTTGCCGATGTGCTGCTTATGGGAGCCGAGCTCAACCTAGATAATAACTTGTCTAAAGCTCAAGGTTACTACAACTTGGTTAGGGAACGTGCTTTTGGTTCCACTGCAACTCCTCCAACGCTTACGAATGGTACTGCTGGTTTAGATTTAATTTTCCATGAGCGCCGTGTAGAGTTTGCAGGAGAGGGCCTACGCTATTGGGATTTACTTCGTCGTGGGTTGACATACGCTCAGCAGAAGATCGACGCTGCTGCGGGAGTTGCTCCATTCAACGAAACCTTTGTTCCAGCTACACTTGGCCTATTGCCTATTCCTCAATCGGAGATAACCGTATCGGGTAACTCTTTGGTTCAGAATGCTGGTTACTAA
- a CDS encoding PKD domain-containing protein, producing the protein MKKRIFLIGYLLVIGLLWFGCEPMETDKPSTGSAPTAEQLSFIVAPGADDFHFKVINTSAVKGIANWDLGNGGKAIGDTVIGYYPLDKSYTIKLTLFTSGGTAFVTQDLTQTKTDYAYFEDPLLIAISGGPDAVNGKTWVIDSTTAGHLGVGPIDAKTPVWWAAQPLDKAGHWLYDDEFTFKLVGFAYNVNTHGKTYASHDGAAKGLTAGYYTAKTWEDANDEDLTTNDAARASMTWMVDKVGETYFINFAQPGGVLGYDDGQARSYEVLSFGENELYVRSADALDARYHKLIPKGFALPTITFDYTVAATANPNEYSYSIANVLVPANFTVTSIVYDFGDGTTQVAASTSTVLTNTYMRKGVYPTNVRVITTDGTFTKSFTVNVASNHPSYVPYLLDAMIMYNDFGETTLVPMAFDKSGADGSLSIVTNPDATRYPNRSAHAAKYTKINAEWANAYMLLPAGYRFNLTKQTTFKMLVYGNAGDNVLLKLENTDYAGNAWKTATHDYTYTIKESNKWEIAEFNFAGVGAGFDWTGEVFTADITTDSRFNDNFYNVARIMVSPGIGSGTFSFHFDDFAGPHVEGLK; encoded by the coding sequence ATGAAAAAACGTATATTTCTGATTGGTTATTTGTTGGTTATTGGTCTCCTGTGGTTTGGTTGCGAACCCATGGAAACAGATAAGCCATCTACCGGTTCGGCTCCTACCGCGGAGCAACTCAGCTTTATTGTTGCTCCCGGGGCCGATGATTTTCACTTTAAGGTAATCAATACTTCTGCCGTTAAGGGTATTGCCAACTGGGATTTAGGCAACGGTGGAAAGGCAATTGGCGATACGGTTATAGGGTATTATCCTCTTGATAAGTCCTATACCATTAAGCTAACCCTTTTTACTTCGGGTGGAACTGCTTTTGTTACCCAAGACCTTACTCAAACCAAGACCGACTATGCCTACTTCGAAGACCCCTTGCTTATTGCCATCTCGGGTGGACCCGACGCAGTAAACGGAAAGACTTGGGTTATTGATAGCACAACTGCAGGTCACCTCGGTGTAGGGCCAATTGATGCGAAAACTCCAGTTTGGTGGGCCGCTCAACCACTTGATAAAGCTGGACATTGGCTCTATGATGACGAATTCACCTTTAAACTTGTTGGCTTTGCCTATAACGTGAATACCCATGGTAAAACCTACGCTTCGCACGATGGTGCGGCTAAAGGACTCACTGCTGGTTACTATACTGCCAAAACTTGGGAGGATGCCAACGACGAAGATTTAACAACCAACGATGCGGCTCGTGCTAGCATGACTTGGATGGTCGATAAAGTTGGGGAAACCTATTTCATTAATTTTGCTCAGCCCGGTGGTGTTCTTGGTTACGACGATGGTCAAGCAAGAAGTTATGAGGTGTTGAGCTTTGGTGAAAACGAGCTTTATGTAAGGTCTGCCGATGCTTTGGATGCTCGCTACCATAAGCTAATACCGAAGGGCTTCGCGCTACCAACAATTACTTTCGACTATACCGTTGCTGCAACGGCTAACCCCAATGAGTATAGCTACTCCATTGCCAACGTTTTGGTTCCAGCTAATTTTACGGTTACCTCAATCGTTTATGATTTTGGTGATGGGACAACTCAGGTGGCTGCTTCTACATCGACAGTGCTTACTAATACCTACATGCGCAAGGGTGTTTATCCAACTAACGTTAGGGTTATTACAACCGATGGCACTTTCACTAAATCGTTTACGGTTAATGTAGCCAGTAACCATCCTAGCTATGTTCCATACCTTTTGGATGCCATGATCATGTATAACGACTTTGGTGAAACTACTCTGGTTCCAATGGCCTTCGATAAATCGGGTGCCGATGGTAGCCTTTCGATAGTAACCAATCCCGATGCTACCAGATATCCCAATCGTAGCGCACATGCTGCCAAATACACAAAGATTAATGCAGAATGGGCGAATGCATACATGCTATTACCTGCAGGCTACCGGTTTAACTTGACTAAGCAAACAACCTTTAAAATGTTGGTGTATGGAAATGCTGGCGATAATGTATTGCTGAAACTTGAGAATACTGATTATGCTGGAAATGCATGGAAAACAGCTACTCACGACTATACTTACACCATAAAGGAATCGAATAAGTGGGAAATTGCTGAGTTTAATTTTGCAGGTGTGGGAGCCGGTTTCGATTGGACTGGTGAAGTCTTTACTGCCGATATTACAACGGACTCGAGGTTTAACGATAACTTCTATAACGTTGCTCGCATCATGGTTAGTCCTGGCATTGGTAGTGGAACATTCTCTTTCCATTTTGATGATTTTGCAGGACCACATGTTGAGGGACTAAAATAG
- a CDS encoding glycoside hydrolase family 3 N-terminal domain-containing protein, protein MNKPTILLIVLLLMVGCSGAAQNGAPKRFFSNNTATEHKIDSLLKLMTLDEKIGQLNQLTGDGEVTGPITLAVSYQDAIRKGQVGSMLNVNGAAYTLKIQKIAVEESRLGIPLIFGYDVIHGYKTIFPVPLGDAASFDLESIEKGARVAAIEAAASGQHWTFAPMVDIARDPRWGRVMEGAGEDTYYGSLVAAARVKGFQGNNLGDGTTILACAKHFVAYGAAMSGRDYNTVDISERTLYEVYLPPFKAALDAGVATFMSSFNELNGVPVTGNKEMIHDLLKQKWGFDGFVVSDWASIMEMLPHGIAANQYEASEMAMNAGIDMDMEAHFYTAELPKLLKDGKITEAQINESVKRILRLKYKLGLFEDPYRYCDTAREKKELLNPRYLDIARDAARKSMVLLKNDNVLPISKSVKTIAVIGPMADNQDDLIGTWSARGEAKDVVSMLTGIKDKMPNSSVIYAKGCEISGDSKAGFAQALAAARRADVVVVAVGEAAMMSGEALSRAYLDLPGVQRDLVLALNELHKPMVVVVMNGRPLTLEWMDQQVPSILEAWLPGTMGGPAIADVLFGDYNPSGKLPMTFPRSTGQIPLFYNHKNTGRPRIDSVRYTSKYIDSPNTPLYPFGYGLSYTTFNYSNFRINRPTMGMKDTLTVTVNVKNTGKYDGTEIVQLYIRDMVGSVTRPVKELKGIRKVALRAGEDAVVVFKLTASDLAFYNRNMEFKAEYGDFKVFIGSSSAEVQELGFRLAQ, encoded by the coding sequence ATGAATAAACCGACGATACTACTCATTGTGTTGCTACTTATGGTTGGCTGTAGTGGTGCCGCTCAAAATGGGGCTCCTAAACGATTTTTCTCTAACAATACAGCTACTGAGCATAAAATAGATTCCCTGCTCAAGTTGATGACTCTTGACGAGAAAATTGGGCAACTCAACCAACTTACCGGCGATGGCGAGGTTACTGGACCCATTACTCTTGCTGTTTCTTACCAAGATGCGATTCGAAAGGGGCAAGTTGGTTCCATGTTAAATGTGAACGGTGCCGCTTATACCCTTAAAATTCAAAAGATTGCCGTAGAGGAGAGCCGCCTTGGTATTCCTCTGATATTTGGCTATGATGTAATTCATGGATACAAAACCATATTTCCTGTTCCACTTGGCGATGCCGCTTCCTTCGACCTTGAGTCCATTGAAAAGGGGGCAAGGGTTGCTGCCATTGAGGCTGCTGCTTCTGGCCAGCATTGGACATTTGCGCCTATGGTAGACATTGCGCGTGATCCACGTTGGGGAAGGGTAATGGAAGGAGCCGGTGAGGACACTTACTATGGTTCGTTGGTTGCTGCTGCTCGGGTTAAGGGATTTCAGGGAAATAACCTTGGTGATGGCACAACCATTTTGGCTTGCGCAAAGCACTTTGTTGCATATGGCGCAGCCATGAGCGGCCGCGATTACAACACCGTGGATATTTCGGAGCGTACTCTTTACGAGGTTTATTTGCCCCCTTTTAAGGCGGCTCTCGATGCCGGAGTGGCCACGTTTATGTCCTCATTTAATGAGCTCAACGGGGTTCCTGTTACCGGAAATAAGGAGATGATACACGACTTGCTTAAGCAGAAGTGGGGATTCGATGGCTTTGTCGTTTCCGATTGGGCCTCAATTATGGAGATGTTACCGCATGGGATTGCCGCCAATCAGTATGAAGCATCGGAAATGGCCATGAATGCAGGAATCGATATGGATATGGAAGCTCACTTTTATACGGCTGAACTCCCAAAATTACTAAAGGATGGTAAGATTACCGAAGCACAAATTAACGAATCGGTAAAACGAATTTTACGGTTGAAATATAAGTTGGGATTGTTTGAGGATCCTTATCGTTATTGCGATACTGCTCGCGAGAAGAAGGAGTTGCTTAATCCACGCTACCTCGATATTGCTCGAGACGCTGCCCGCAAGTCCATGGTTTTGCTCAAGAATGATAATGTATTACCCATAAGCAAAAGTGTTAAGACCATTGCTGTGATTGGACCTATGGCCGATAATCAAGATGATTTAATCGGAACATGGTCGGCTCGAGGTGAAGCAAAGGACGTAGTGAGCATGCTCACAGGAATCAAGGATAAGATGCCAAATTCCTCGGTTATTTATGCGAAGGGTTGCGAAATTTCCGGTGATTCTAAAGCCGGCTTTGCCCAAGCGTTAGCTGCGGCTCGCCGAGCCGATGTTGTGGTTGTTGCCGTTGGCGAAGCTGCCATGATGTCGGGTGAGGCTTTGAGCCGTGCTTACCTCGATCTTCCTGGTGTTCAACGCGATTTGGTTCTTGCACTCAATGAGCTGCATAAGCCGATGGTTGTGGTTGTGATGAATGGACGTCCACTCACCCTGGAATGGATGGATCAGCAGGTTCCTTCCATTCTGGAGGCTTGGCTTCCGGGAACCATGGGTGGACCGGCAATTGCCGATGTGCTGTTTGGCGATTATAATCCATCAGGAAAGTTGCCCATGACATTTCCCCGCTCTACGGGTCAAATCCCCCTCTTTTATAATCATAAGAACACCGGAAGACCTCGGATCGATTCGGTTAGGTATACTTCCAAGTATATTGACTCACCAAATACTCCACTCTATCCATTCGGTTATGGCTTGAGCTATACTACGTTCAATTATTCAAATTTTAGGATTAATCGTCCTACAATGGGAATGAAAGATACGCTCACCGTTACAGTAAATGTGAAGAATACTGGCAAATACGACGGAACGGAGATCGTTCAGCTCTATATCCGCGATATGGTAGGTAGTGTTACTCGTCCGGTAAAGGAGCTTAAGGGTATTCGAAAAGTAGCTTTACGGGCTGGAGAAGATGCCGTAGTGGTGTTTAAGTTAACGGCCAGTGATCTTGCATTCTATAATCGAAATATGGAGTTCAAGGCTGAATATGGTGATTTTAAGGTTTTCATAGGTTCTAGTTCGGCAGAGGTGCAAGAATTAGGTTTTAGGCTAGCTCAATAG
- a CDS encoding family 16 glycosylhydrolase has protein sequence MVLIMKRSLLVIAAILLMQLPSFSQIRVMVWNDEFGTAGLVDQAKWSYEVGGSGWGNNELQYYTSNRLENARVENGYLTIEARKEPFEGKEYTSARLVTTNKGDWLYGRFEVRAKLPGGKGTWPAIWMLPTNWSYGNWPSSGEIDIMEYVGYDPGNVHGSIHTEAYNHVIGTQKTSTYVVADAETTYHNYAIEWTSETVDFFIDNVKYYSFANEHKDYKVWPFDQPFHFILNMAVGGNWGGAQGVDPNIWPQNMSVDYARVYQNIAKSDIKVDGPANVTANATGLAFKTQNIVGATFQWSVPQGATILSGQGTNQIQVNWGTVAGLVQVQIEHPEAAGTYSKAVLLITSPTGDKFTVVDFNTSGTEGWTPFTSGGNTITLSKQDTLLLIKYSIVDPSVNPYVDFTFPNPISMASLSHLAIWMKTFNLSHSVLVRADPFDVDGKFADATPVFKFNPTLPDGVFHCYQMDFSNKWGSNTPTYGSSINKEAVAGIRFFVDYGFYGKVASDSLWIDKIEISKDGLTSTTLLDGLSDRLSIFPNPCSDYITIRPLNNSELPTQIVVMDMLGRTELVANSDSRTIDIRLLSNGFHLFRVTYKDAQYSTLILKK, from the coding sequence ATGGTGCTGATAATGAAACGGAGTTTACTTGTTATTGCTGCGATATTGTTGATGCAACTACCCTCGTTTTCTCAAATTAGGGTAATGGTTTGGAATGATGAGTTTGGAACAGCCGGACTGGTCGATCAGGCTAAGTGGAGCTATGAGGTAGGCGGTAGCGGATGGGGCAATAACGAACTGCAGTACTACACCAGTAATCGCCTCGAGAATGCTCGGGTCGAGAATGGATACCTTACCATTGAAGCCCGCAAGGAGCCCTTTGAAGGCAAGGAATATACATCGGCGCGGTTGGTTACTACCAATAAGGGTGATTGGTTATATGGTCGATTTGAAGTTAGGGCAAAACTGCCCGGTGGCAAAGGAACATGGCCTGCAATATGGATGCTTCCTACAAATTGGAGCTACGGTAATTGGCCTTCGAGTGGGGAGATTGATATCATGGAGTATGTTGGATACGATCCTGGAAATGTGCACGGAAGCATTCATACGGAAGCATATAATCACGTAATTGGCACGCAAAAAACCAGCACTTACGTTGTGGCCGATGCTGAAACTACCTACCATAACTATGCCATTGAATGGACTTCCGAAACGGTTGATTTCTTTATTGACAACGTTAAATACTATTCGTTTGCCAATGAGCATAAGGACTATAAGGTGTGGCCATTCGATCAACCTTTTCATTTTATACTAAATATGGCAGTAGGGGGAAATTGGGGTGGTGCACAGGGAGTGGATCCCAACATTTGGCCCCAGAATATGTCTGTGGACTATGCCCGAGTTTACCAGAACATTGCTAAGTCCGATATTAAGGTTGACGGTCCTGCAAACGTTACTGCCAACGCAACCGGATTGGCATTTAAAACCCAAAATATTGTGGGCGCCACTTTCCAGTGGAGTGTTCCCCAGGGTGCCACGATTCTTTCGGGACAAGGAACTAACCAAATTCAGGTTAACTGGGGAACGGTTGCCGGATTGGTTCAGGTTCAAATTGAACATCCTGAAGCTGCGGGGACCTACTCGAAGGCGGTTTTGTTAATTACTTCGCCTACTGGTGATAAGTTTACCGTTGTGGATTTTAACACTTCGGGAACCGAGGGCTGGACTCCCTTTACCAGCGGTGGCAATACTATTACGCTTAGTAAGCAGGATACCCTCCTGCTTATTAAGTATAGTATAGTCGATCCGAGTGTGAACCCTTATGTGGATTTTACCTTCCCAAACCCCATTAGCATGGCGTCCCTTAGCCATCTTGCCATTTGGATGAAAACATTTAACCTTAGCCATTCTGTGTTGGTAAGAGCCGATCCTTTCGATGTGGATGGAAAGTTTGCTGATGCAACTCCCGTGTTTAAATTCAACCCAACACTACCCGATGGTGTATTTCATTGCTACCAAATGGATTTTTCCAACAAGTGGGGTTCAAATACCCCTACATATGGTAGCAGCATTAATAAAGAGGCAGTAGCTGGCATACGGTTCTTTGTCGACTACGGTTTCTATGGAAAGGTTGCCAGCGATTCGCTCTGGATCGATAAAATTGAGATCAGTAAGGATGGACTAACCTCCACTACTCTCCTTGATGGCTTATCCGATAGGCTTAGCATTTTCCCAAATCCATGTTCTGATTATATCACCATTCGGCCATTGAACAACAGCGAACTGCCCACTCAAATTGTGGTGATGGACATGCTTGGTCGAACGGAGTTGGTTGCCAATAGCGATAGCCGAACAATCGATATTCGTTTGCTCTCAAACGGTTTTCATCTGTTTCGGGTAACGTATAAGGATGCTCAATACTCCACGCTGATTTTGAAAAAATAA